The following are encoded together in the Xanthobacter autotrophicus Py2 genome:
- a CDS encoding response regulator receiver and ANTAR domain protein (PFAM: response regulator receiver; ANTAR domain protein~KEGG: mlo:mlr2855 two-component response regulator), protein MAERSLSILVIDENPIRASIIEAGLHDSGHRNVRIETEIRGIAAKISEFSPEVIFINLGNPNRDMLEDMFQLSRVVKRPIAMFVDRADKASIERAVDAGVSAYIVDGLKKERVKPILDMAISRFNAFTSMQRELEEARNELENRRTIERAKGIIMNARNLSEPEAYALLRKTAMNRNRKIVDIAHGLIIAATLLDPTSERQK, encoded by the coding sequence ATGGCCGAGCGTTCACTGAGTATTCTGGTGATTGACGAGAACCCTATCCGAGCCTCGATCATCGAGGCGGGATTGCACGACTCCGGTCACCGCAACGTCAGGATCGAGACCGAGATCAGGGGCATTGCCGCCAAGATTTCGGAATTCTCGCCCGAGGTCATCTTCATCAACCTTGGAAATCCAAATCGCGACATGCTGGAAGACATGTTCCAGCTCTCGCGCGTCGTCAAACGCCCCATCGCCATGTTCGTCGACCGTGCCGACAAGGCTTCAATTGAACGCGCCGTCGATGCCGGCGTTTCGGCCTATATCGTGGACGGCCTGAAGAAGGAGCGCGTGAAGCCCATTCTCGACATGGCGATCAGCCGTTTCAATGCATTCACGAGCATGCAGCGCGAGCTGGAAGAAGCGCGCAACGAGCTTGAGAACCGACGGACGATCGAGCGGGCAAAGGGCATCATCATGAACGCTCGCAACCTTTCAGAGCCGGAGGCCTATGCGCTGCTCCGCAAAACGGCGATGAACCGAAACCGCAAGATCGTCGACATTGCGCACGGGCTCATCATCGCCGCGACTCTGCTGGACCCGACATCGGAGCGACAGAAATGA
- a CDS encoding nitrate transporter component, nrtA (KEGG: mlo:mlr2856 nitrate transporter component, nrtA) yields MTAAYEITAGFIPLLDSALLVAASAKGFAEAENVALTLVRETSWANIRDRIAVGHFQVAHILAPMPIACNLGLTPFASRMIAPMALGLGGNAITASKALWEKMAESGATSDMEPRSAGAALARVIATRRTHSAPPLRFAVVHPHSAHNYELRYWLAACGIDPEEDVEIVIVPPPMMTAALNDGSIDGYCVGEPWNTAAALSGTGHIATTKAAIWKSSPEKVLGADADWAMANPEALAALLRAIYRAAQWCADVKNHAELAALLAGADYVGTPQEWILPALSGVMGSAGDRTIRVEDFFVPLAKAATFPWKSHALWFYSQMVRWGQVPHTPANQAVARDTYRPDLYRSALLPLGASLPGANMKVEGALREETFVGASGANLLLGPDGFFDDKVFDPERIEAYISDQTSCDQHLGAR; encoded by the coding sequence ATGACCGCAGCCTATGAAATCACGGCCGGCTTCATTCCTTTGCTCGATAGCGCACTGCTGGTCGCGGCGTCGGCCAAGGGCTTCGCGGAAGCCGAGAATGTCGCCCTCACGCTCGTGCGCGAAACCTCGTGGGCCAACATTCGCGACCGGATCGCAGTCGGTCATTTTCAGGTCGCCCATATTCTCGCTCCCATGCCGATCGCGTGCAATCTGGGATTGACCCCATTTGCCTCGCGCATGATCGCACCCATGGCGCTCGGGCTCGGCGGCAATGCCATCACGGCATCGAAGGCGCTTTGGGAGAAGATGGCCGAATCCGGCGCGACCTCCGACATGGAGCCGCGCTCGGCCGGCGCCGCCCTTGCGAGGGTGATCGCCACCCGCAGGACGCACAGCGCTCCGCCATTGCGCTTTGCGGTGGTCCACCCGCATTCCGCGCACAATTACGAACTGCGCTACTGGCTCGCCGCCTGCGGCATTGACCCGGAGGAGGATGTCGAGATCGTCATCGTGCCTCCGCCCATGATGACGGCCGCGCTCAATGACGGCTCCATCGACGGATATTGTGTCGGCGAGCCTTGGAACACGGCGGCCGCGCTCTCCGGAACGGGCCATATCGCCACCACGAAGGCGGCCATATGGAAGTCCAGCCCGGAAAAGGTGCTCGGCGCCGACGCCGACTGGGCAATGGCGAATCCCGAAGCGCTGGCGGCGCTTCTGCGGGCCATCTACCGCGCGGCCCAATGGTGCGCCGATGTGAAAAACCACGCCGAACTCGCGGCCCTGCTGGCAGGCGCCGACTATGTCGGGACGCCGCAGGAATGGATCCTGCCGGCGCTGTCAGGCGTGATGGGGAGCGCCGGAGACCGGACCATCCGGGTCGAGGACTTTTTCGTGCCCCTCGCCAAGGCCGCGACATTCCCCTGGAAGAGCCATGCCCTGTGGTTCTACTCGCAAATGGTCCGCTGGGGACAGGTGCCCCATACCCCGGCGAACCAGGCCGTGGCCCGCGACACCTATCGCCCCGACCTTTACAGATCTGCCCTCCTGCCGCTCGGAGCATCGCTTCCGGGCGCGAACATGAAGGTCGAGGGCGCATTGCGCGAAGAGACCTTCGTGGGCGCCTCGGGCGCAAATCTCCTGCTCGGACCGGATGGCTTTTTCGACGACAAGGTTTTCGATCCGGAGCGGATTGAAGCTTACATCTCCGATCAGACATCCTGCGATCAACACTTAGGCGCGCGCTGA